The genomic stretch GCAGCACTTTCAGAGTTTCTTTCACGTCCCCTACCAACCCGATATCCACGCGGCTCCGGCGGCCAATCTGTTCCGGCCGGATATCGATTTGAGCAATGGTCGCCTTTTCCGGGTAGAACTGTTGGTAAGGGAAATCCGTTCCCAGCATCAGCAGGGCGTCGCCGTTCATCATGGCGTAGTAGCCGGAGGAAAAGCCGAGCAGGCCGGTCATGCCCACATCGAACGGGTTGTCGTATTCGACGAACTCTTTACCCCGCATGGCGTGCACGATGGGAGCTTTGAGTCTCTCGGCGGTCCGGATCAATTCATCGTGCGCCCCGGCGCAGCCGGCACCGGCCAGGATGGTGACCTTTTGCACGTCGTTCAGAACCGCCGCAAGCCGCTGGATATCTTCATCCGACGGCCGGACGGTTGGCCGTGCCGGGTTCAGCTTCAGCCGGGGCTGCGTGGCGATCGCTTCCTGCAAGGCGATATCGCCGGACAGCACGACCACGGCAACGCCCTGCCGCGAAGCGGCTGTCTGCATGGCAATTTCAAGCACCCGCGGCATTTGTTCCGGGTGTGAAATCATTTCACAATAATGGCTGCATTCCGCAAACAGCCGTTCCGGATGGGTCTCCTGAAAGTAATTACTCCCGATCTCCCTGCTCGGGATATGCGCAGCAATGGCCAGCACCGGCACGCGATTACGGTGGCAATCGTACAGACCGTTGATCAGGTGCAGGTTGCCGGGCCCGGAACTGCCGGCGCAAACCGTCAGGGCACCCGTAAGGTGGGCCTCGGCACCGGCCGCAAACGCGCCCGTCTCCTCGTGGCGCACATGAACCAGCCGGATTCCGCCGTGCCGGCGAATGGCATCGGTGACCCCGTTCAGGGAGTCGCCGACAATGCCGTACACGCGTTTCACCCCCGCTGCGGCCAGGGTGTCAACAAGCAACTCAGCGACTGTCTTTTTTGCCATGAATTTGCCTTTCTCCGAAGTTAGAAACCTCGGTGTGTCGGATGATTATGGGGGTAGCTTTTCAGGCGAGCCGGTACCGTCGGCTCTCCGCGTCTCGAGGCCGAAGTTCTGCCGGGGAACGGCATTGCGCAAGGCCGGTTTCACTCCGGCGAAGGTACCACGCCGGCCTCGAGCATCGCTCATTAAAACTCATCGAACCGGATTTACATGAGTCATTTTGAGATGTAAGTAGATGCGGTGGCTGAAAATGATTTAAGCGGGAACAGCGGCGGGACGCACCGGCCCCTCAGGGGTGAGGCGAAACCCGGGCTGCGCCGGCGTTTTGTATGAAGGGGCAAGGATTAGTCAGCATCAACGATATTGTTGCTGCCGCGGGATTAAGCCGGGCGACCGTCGATCGTGTAATCAACAATCGCCCGGGGGTGCATCCCAGGACCCAGGCTCACGTCCTGCGGGTCATCAACCGCCTGGAGAACGGCCAGACGCCGCAGGGGTCAGAAGCGCCGGTTGGCGAATCGCAGACGGCGTATCAGCTGCGCCTGATCATCCAGGCGAGCCAGACGTTCACGCGGCGGCTGCTGGAAGCCGTCCGGCGGGTCAACGAGGCCCAAAGCAGCGCGGCTGCCGGTTTGCAGGCCCTGGCCAGCCGCTCCGACCAGGAGACCCTCGAATTGCTGCAAGCCGTGGGCGCCGAGGCCGATGGCTTGGCCCTGGTGGCCAAGAACACCGAGCCGCTCAAGGCAGCCCTGGCCGAGTGGCGCGCGGCCGGCAAACCGGTCGTGGCGCTGGTCTCTGACCTCGACGCGGCCGCCCGGGCGGCTTACGTCGGCATCGACAACCGCGCCGCGGGCCGGCTTGCCGGGTTTTTGTGCGGCCGCTGCCTGGAACGGTTGCCGGCGGCCAAAGTGGCCGTGGTGGTGGGCTACTTCGCTTACCGTTGCCATGAAGACCGCGAGATCGGTTTCCGCTCCTTGTTGCGCCAGCGCTTCCCCAGCCTGGAGCTGGTGGAGGTCATCAAAGGGGAGGATTCGGCCGAGGCCACCTACCAAGCGGCGCTGCAGTTGTTCAAAAAACGCCCGGACATCGCCGGCCTCTACAACGTGGCCGGCGGCAACCAGGGCCTGGCCCAAGCGCTTCGGGACAGCCCGCTGGCCCGGCGCCCCTTATTCATCAGCCACGAACTGCACGAGGTCACCGAGCCGTTGCTGCGGGCCGGGGTCATCGACTTTCTGATCACCCAGGACCTGGAGGCGCTGGTGCGCACGGCCCGCCAACGCCTGCTGGAGCTCAAACTGGGGCGCGGCCCGGTGCGTGAACTCAACCACCTGCCCTTCCAGGCCGTCTCGGAGTTCAACCTCTTTGACCCCGAGCCAGCCTTGGCTTCCGTTCGGTCCGGATAAAATGGGAAGCGTACCCCGGCAACCGCGGCCAGGGCGTTGGGCTTCAGGGACACCCCTGTCGCTCCGCCGTGCGCGCCGCGTGAGGGAGTTGCCGATTGCGCCGAATGACCCTAAGCTGGTTGCCATGGCACTTGTCTTTCAGGTCGATGACCAAGGTCATCTGCACCCCCAACTTCGCTGCGACGTCTGTGGCGGCACGATCAAAAACCTCTCCGGAGGAATTGCCCTTTGGGACCGGCGAAACGAAACCCCGGGCAGCGTGCTCGAGCCCAGCTTTCACTGCGGCGGCTGCGTGGAGAGAGAGGGAGGCGCCCCTCCGCAGTCGATACCGCTCGACCTGTTCA from Verrucomicrobiota bacterium encodes the following:
- the poxB gene encoding ubiquinone-dependent pyruvate dehydrogenase — encoded protein: MAKKTVAELLVDTLAAAGVKRVYGIVGDSLNGVTDAIRRHGGIRLVHVRHEETGAFAAGAEAHLTGALTVCAGSSGPGNLHLINGLYDCHRNRVPVLAIAAHIPSREIGSNYFQETHPERLFAECSHYCEMISHPEQMPRVLEIAMQTAASRQGVAVVVLSGDIALQEAIATQPRLKLNPARPTVRPSDEDIQRLAAVLNDVQKVTILAGAGCAGAHDELIRTAERLKAPIVHAMRGKEFVEYDNPFDVGMTGLLGFSSGYYAMMNGDALLMLGTDFPYQQFYPEKATIAQIDIRPEQIGRRSRVDIGLVGDVKETLKVLLAHLNAKAERSHLDLCLDHYRRARKGLDDLATGVPGKKPIHPQYLTRRLDALAADDAIFSCDVGTPTIWAARYLTVNGKRRLLGSFNHGSMANALPQAIGAQAALPDRQVISLSGDGGIAMLLGDLLSLKQLNLPVKVVVFNNGSLAFVELEMKAAGLLGFGTDLHNPDFAKMAEGAGLLGLRVEAPEQVDSALKKALEHDGPALIDVAVNRQELSMPPTIDLQQMTGFGLYLIRAVLNGRGDEVIDLARTNLFR
- a CDS encoding LacI family DNA-binding transcriptional regulator, with product MKGQGLVSINDIVAAAGLSRATVDRVINNRPGVHPRTQAHVLRVINRLENGQTPQGSEAPVGESQTAYQLRLIIQASQTFTRRLLEAVRRVNEAQSSAAAGLQALASRSDQETLELLQAVGAEADGLALVAKNTEPLKAALAEWRAAGKPVVALVSDLDAAARAAYVGIDNRAAGRLAGFLCGRCLERLPAAKVAVVVGYFAYRCHEDREIGFRSLLRQRFPSLELVEVIKGEDSAEATYQAALQLFKKRPDIAGLYNVAGGNQGLAQALRDSPLARRPLFISHELHEVTEPLLRAGVIDFLITQDLEALVRTARQRLLELKLGRGPVRELNHLPFQAVSEFNLFDPEPALASVRSG